The following DNA comes from Pseudomonas triticicola.
TCGCTGCGCCGGCTACCGAGTCGTTCACGGTCAACGCCACACCAGTTGCCGGTGAAGCGCCCGGCAATCCGGCAGTGCCGCAAGCGCCGGCCGTGGCCGAGCGGATTGTCGATGGACGTACCACCTACATCCTCAACAGCATGCTGCAGGACGTAATCAAACTCGGCACCGGCCGCCGTGCACTGGCCATGGGCCGCAGCGACATCGCCGGCAAGACCGGTACCACCAACGAATCGAAAGATGCCTGGTTCTCCGGTTACAACGCTGATTACGTCACCACGGTATGGACCGGTTTCGACCAGCCGGAAAGCCTCGGTCGCCGTGAGTTCGGTGGCACCGTGGCGCTGCCGATCTGGATGAATTACATGTCGGCCGCGCTGAAAGACAAGCCGCCGCATGTGCAGCCTGAGCCAGAAGGTCTGCTCAGCCTGCGGGTGGATCCGGTCAGCGGCCGTGCAGCAACACCGAGCACACCGGGTGCGTACTTCGAACTGTTCAAGGCCGAAGACACGCCGCCATCGGTGAACGAGCTGGGCAACGGCGCCGTACCGGGCAGCCCGCTGCCGGCGGATGAGCAGGCGCCGATCGATCTGTTCTAGGGGAGCAGCTGCAAGCGCCAAGCTACAAGCGGCAAGCAAAAGCGCGAACGATGCACGCTTGCAGCTTGTAGCTTGTAGCCCATAAAAAAACCCAGCACCAGGCTGGGTTTTTTTATGGGCGGCTGCTTTTAACCGTTGAACACGTCATCCACGCTTTTCAGCGGGTAGTTCTTCGGATACGGCAGGGTGGCCACGCCGGTCTCGATCGCAGCCTTGGCCACGGCGTCGGAGATCAGGGTGATCAGGCGCTTGTCCATTGGTTTCGGAATGATGTACTCACGGCCGAATTCCAGCGGAGCACCGCCGTAGGCATCGCACACGTCCTGTGGAACAGGCAGTTTGGCCAGTTCGCGCAGGGCGTTGGCGGCGGCGACTTTCATTTCTTCGTTGATGCGCTTGGCGCGAACGTCCAGGGCACCACGGAAGATGAACGGGAAGCCCAGCACGTTGTTGACCTGGTTCGGGTAGTCCGAACGGCCGGTGGCCATGATCACGTCGCTACGGGTGGCGTGCGCCAGTTCCGGGGAGATTTCCGGATCCGGGTTGGAGCAGGCGAAGACGATCGGGTTGGCCGCCATCGACAACAGGCCTTCGGCGCTCAGCAGGTTCGGACCGGACAGACCGACGAATACGTCAGCGCCGGCCAGTGCGTCTGCCAGGGTGCGCTTCTCGGTGGCGTGGGCGAATACGGCTTTGTACTGGTTCAGGTCGTCACGGCCGGAGTGAATTACGCCGGTACGGTCAACCATGAAGATGTTTTCGATGCGAGCGCCCATGCTTACCAGCAGTTTCATGCAGGAGATGGCGGCAGCACCGGCGCCGAGGCAGACAATCTTCGCTTCCGGCAGGGTTTTGCCAGCGATCTCCAGGGCGTTGATCATACCGGCAGCGGTCACGATCGCGGTGCCGTGCTGGTCATCGTGGAACACCGGAATATCGCACTGCTCGATCAGAGCGCGTTCGATCTCAAAGCACTCAGGCGCCTTGATGTCTTCCAGGTTGATGCCACCGAAGGTGATGGAGATGCGCTTGACGGTGTCGATGAAGGCTTGCGGGCTTTCGGAGTCGACTTCGATGTCGAATACGTCGATGCCGGCGAAACGCTTGAACAGCACGCCTTTGCCTTCCATTACAGGCTTGGAAGCCAACGGGCCGAGGTTGCCCAGGCCGAGAATCGCGGTGCCGTCGGAAATGACTGCCACCAGGTTGCCCTTGCCGGTGTATTTGTAGGCCAGTTCAGGATCGCGAGCGATCTCGCGCACTGGTTCAGCTACGCCGGGGCTGTAGGCCAGCGACAGGTCGCGGGCGGTAGCAGTGGCCTTGGTGAGCTCGACACTCAGCTTCCCCGGACGAGGATTGGCGTGGTATTCGAGAGCGGCAGTTTTCAGATCAGACATTTTGGCATTCCGCTTTTTTACTGTTGGACAGACTGGTCAGCGAGGATACGCGCCTCGCAAAGTCCCCACAAGACTGGGCAGTCACCGCTGTCAAGCGCCCTGCCCTACGACTTTGGGCCAAGAGCCACGGCGCACAAGGGCTGGACTGTTCACAATCAGCCGTAAAAATGTCTACAATTTTTCTTCAGCGCGGTACGTGCAGCATCGAAGGATCGGTCAACGGCAGCAACCAGCGCGCCTGACCTTTTTGCAGACCACCGCGCCGGGATCGGTCAACCACCCAGCCACGCGCCTCGATCTGCATGCCTTTCAATGCTTGCAAACCAGCACTGTCAAATTGTCCGAGCAGATTGGGTGCAACCCGCAATACAAGCGTGTCCTGCAACTCGATCCAGATTCCGCCGCGATTGCGCTGCACCTTGCTCACCCGACCGCTGACTATGGCGAAGCCCGAACGCTGGATCTGCTGCGCTTTCTGGACCGGCGATTGCCGCCAGAGACCAAGCCCGGCCTGTCGCGCGCTGCGTTCGGCGGCCTGCTGGCAGGCGACCAGATCGATGTTCGGCGCCACCGCGACCTGAAAACCCAGGCCAGCGGCAAGCATCTGCGCTTCGAGATTGGCACCGCTGACACTGTAAACATGCGCCAGCGTACGCCCGTAATGGTCTTTCGCCTGCTTGCCGGGCCGCAGACCGACCCGGCCGCCGCTGTCATCCACCAGCGCTTGCAGGCGTTTGCGCGCTGCCACGGCGAAGGGCTCGTCGCTGCGGCCCTGCTTGCCCAGCTCCGGCGTATTGAGGCCGATCATGCGCACGCTGCGGCCATCGCTCAGGCGCAGGGTGTCGCCATCGACCACTCGCTGCACGGAAACGCTGGTCAGCCCTCCGGGTGCCGGGCAGAACGCCTGGGCGGCGGACAGCCAAATCGCAGACACAAAAAAGGCGCCCGCAAGGGACGCCTTTTTCATCAGTCTGGAGCAGTCGAAGCGACCTTCCAAAATGATCAGCCTCAGGCTTTTTTGCCGACGCCGAAAGTAGCGAAACGGTCTGCGAACTTCTGCACGCGGCCGCCGGTGTCCAGAGTCTTCTGCTTACCGGTGTAGAACGGGTGGCATTCGTTGCAAACGTCGATCGCCAGGGCTTTGCCGTAGGTCGAACGAGTTTCGAACTTGTTACCGCAGCTGCAGGTAACAGCGATTTCCGGGTAGTTCGGATGGATTTCGGCTTTCATGGTGTCTTCCTCAGGCTAGCGTGCCGCCACCCAACACTATTGTTGAATACCGCACGTAATTAGGCCGCGGATTCTACCAGACCTTTTCAATCGCGCAAGCTGTCACCGAGACCGACCGTCTGCTAGGCTCCCGGCCTTGAACGCACTTCCCTGTGGGAGCGAGCCTGCTCGCGAAGACGCCAGGTCAGTCGACACATGTGTTGCCTGACCCACCGCCTTCGCGAGCAGGCTCGCTTCCACAGGTCATGCATATCCGATCATTTTGCGTATCGAGATCCCCCCGCGTGCCCGACGCCATTCTGCGCCTTGCCCTGCCTTCGCCTTTGCGCCGCCTGTTCGATTACCGGGCGCCGGCCGGGGTGCGGCGCGAGCAATTGCAGCCGGGCATGCGCCTGCGGGTGCCGTTCGGTCGGCGCGAGATGATCGGCATTCTGGTCGAGGTCACCGACACCAGCGAAGTGCCGGCAGAAAAACTCAAGCCGGCGCTGGCCCTCCTCGACACGACTTCGCCACTGCCGCCAGCGCTGTTCAAGCTGTGTCTGTGGACCGCGCAGTATTACCAGCACAGCCTCGGCGACACCTTGAACTGGGCCTTGCCGGTGCTGCTGCGTCAGGGCGAGCTGGCCGAGGTCCGGCAGGAACGCTTCTGGTCGATTGCTCCGGGCGCCAGCGTTGACGACCCGCGAGTGGCCCGCGCGCCACGCCAGCGCGAGGCGCTGACCACGCTGGCCCAGCACCCCCACGGCGTCGCCCATCAGTTGTTGAGCAAACTGATGCTGAGCAAGGACAGCCTCGATCTGCTGCTGGCCAAGGGGCTGGTGCAGGTCGAAATCCGCCGCCACGCCCCCGGCGTTCGCCATGAACATTGGCTGGCGCAACCGGAGCTGCCGCTCAACAGCGAACAGCGCGCGGCGTATGAAGCGATTCGCGCCGGCTTCGACAGTTACCACGCGTTTCTCCTGGCCGGCGTCACCGGCAGCGGCAAGACCGAAGTCTATCTGCAGCTGATACGCGAGACCCTCGAAGCCGGCAAGCAAGCCTTGGTGCTGATTCCGGAGATCAACCTCGGCCCGCAAACCCTGGCGCG
Coding sequences within:
- a CDS encoding malic enzyme-like NAD(P)-binding protein, encoding MSDLKTAALEYHANPRPGKLSVELTKATATARDLSLAYSPGVAEPVREIARDPELAYKYTGKGNLVAVISDGTAILGLGNLGPLASKPVMEGKGVLFKRFAGIDVFDIEVDSESPQAFIDTVKRISITFGGINLEDIKAPECFEIERALIEQCDIPVFHDDQHGTAIVTAAGMINALEIAGKTLPEAKIVCLGAGAAAISCMKLLVSMGARIENIFMVDRTGVIHSGRDDLNQYKAVFAHATEKRTLADALAGADVFVGLSGPNLLSAEGLLSMAANPIVFACSNPDPEISPELAHATRSDVIMATGRSDYPNQVNNVLGFPFIFRGALDVRAKRINEEMKVAAANALRELAKLPVPQDVCDAYGGAPLEFGREYIIPKPMDKRLITLISDAVAKAAIETGVATLPYPKNYPLKSVDDVFNG
- a CDS encoding thermonuclease family protein; the encoded protein is MKKASLAGAFFVSAIWLSAAQAFCPAPGGLTSVSVQRVVDGDTLRLSDGRSVRMIGLNTPELGKQGRSDEPFAVAARKRLQALVDDSGGRVGLRPGKQAKDHYGRTLAHVYSVSGANLEAQMLAAGLGFQVAVAPNIDLVACQQAAERSARQAGLGLWRQSPVQKAQQIQRSGFAIVSGRVSKVQRNRGGIWIELQDTLVLRVAPNLLGQFDSAGLQALKGMQIEARGWVVDRSRRGGLQKGQARWLLPLTDPSMLHVPR
- the rpmE gene encoding 50S ribosomal protein L31, whose translation is MKAEIHPNYPEIAVTCSCGNKFETRSTYGKALAIDVCNECHPFYTGKQKTLDTGGRVQKFADRFATFGVGKKA